The following are encoded together in the Nyctibius grandis isolate bNycGra1 chromosome 5, bNycGra1.pri, whole genome shotgun sequence genome:
- the LOC137664170 gene encoding histone H4, translating into MSGRGKGGKGLGKGGAKRHRKVLRDNIQGITKPAIRRLARRGGVKRISGLIYEETRGVLKVFLENVIRDAVTYTEHAKRKTVTAMDVVYALKRQGRTLYGFGG; encoded by the coding sequence ATGTCTGGCAGAGGCAAGGGTGGGAAGGGGCTCGGCAAGGGGGGCGCCAAGCGCCACCGCAAGGTGCTGCGCGACAACATCCAGGGCATCACCAAGCCGGCCATCCGGCGCCtggctcggcgcggcggcgtGAAGCGCATCTCGGGGCTCATCTATGAGGAGACGCGCGGCGTGCTGAAGGTGTTTCTGGAGAACGTGATCCGTGATGCCGTCACCTACACGGAGCACGCCAAGAGGAAGACGGTTACGGCCATGGACGTGGTGTACGCCCTGAAGCGCCAGGGACGCACTCTCTACGGCTTCGGCGGCTAA